Proteins from a single region of Nocardioides anomalus:
- the kal gene encoding 3-aminobutyryl-CoA ammonia lyase: protein MSAEVGTRVVHRRYVPYSDAHYAGNLVDGAYSLKLFGDVATEMCIVTDGDEGLFASYADVQFKEAVRAGDVLEISCTLTRVGTRSRTLDLAVTVVARGEPTPERPGAARVLGEPLVATTATGTVVVPPRA from the coding sequence GTGAGCGCCGAGGTCGGCACCCGCGTGGTGCACCGGCGCTACGTGCCGTACTCCGACGCCCACTACGCCGGGAACCTGGTCGACGGCGCCTACTCGCTCAAGCTGTTCGGCGACGTGGCCACCGAGATGTGCATCGTCACCGACGGCGACGAGGGGCTGTTCGCGTCGTACGCCGACGTGCAGTTCAAGGAGGCGGTGCGCGCCGGCGACGTGCTGGAGATCAGCTGCACGCTGACCCGGGTCGGCACCCGCTCGCGCACCCTCGACCTGGCCGTCACCGTGGTGGCCCGCGGCGAGCCGACGCCCGAGCGGCCCGGCGCCGCCCGCGTGCTGGGCGAGCCGCTGGTGGCCACGACGGCCACCGGGACCGTGGTCGTGCCGCCTCGCGCGTAG
- a CDS encoding retropepsin-like aspartic protease, producing MAPTTLPLEWYAHLVRLRARLGDDERLFLVDTGIGVSVVSSPLAQRADAEPLGTTYAGRRMSGQVVEAPLVRLPPLSVGDYAVAGHVAAVADLGDDFDGILGPAFFGDRTVTTDVAAATFTVHEPGAQIEGIVVPLEVHRDEHTADPFVELVLPSGRTVLVEVDTGSDRLILDSRFLTECGLSADDERVSSREGVDETGFAYVRHDATLPGSVHLAAAPETAQASPRVMFQDIVHDGLVGSEFLYRYRFSFDLAGERLVLGPR from the coding sequence ATGGCGCCGACGACGCTCCCGCTCGAGTGGTACGCCCACCTCGTCAGGCTCCGTGCGCGCCTCGGCGACGACGAGCGCTTGTTCCTGGTCGACACGGGCATCGGCGTGAGCGTGGTGAGCTCGCCCCTCGCCCAGCGGGCCGACGCGGAGCCGCTCGGCACGACCTACGCGGGGCGACGGATGTCGGGTCAGGTCGTCGAGGCGCCGCTGGTCCGCCTGCCACCGCTCTCGGTCGGCGACTACGCGGTCGCCGGCCACGTCGCCGCCGTGGCCGACCTGGGCGACGACTTCGACGGCATCCTCGGACCGGCGTTCTTCGGCGACCGCACGGTGACCACCGACGTCGCGGCCGCGACCTTCACGGTCCACGAGCCCGGGGCGCAGATCGAGGGGATCGTGGTCCCGCTCGAGGTGCACCGCGACGAGCACACGGCCGACCCGTTCGTCGAGCTGGTCCTGCCCAGCGGCCGCACGGTCCTGGTGGAGGTCGACACCGGGTCGGACCGGCTCATCCTGGACTCCCGGTTCCTGACCGAGTGCGGCCTGTCCGCCGACGACGAGCGCGTGAGCAGTCGCGAGGGCGTGGACGAGACCGGTTTCGCCTACGTCCGTCACGACGCGACCCTGCCCGGCTCGGTGCACCTCGCCGCGGCGCCCGAGACCGCGCAGGCCTCGCCACGGGTGATGTTCCAGGACATCGTCCACGACGGGCTGGTCGGCTCGGAGTTCCTCTACCGCTACCGGTTCTCCTTCGACCTGGCCGGCGAGCGGTTGGTGCTCGGCCCGCGCTAG
- a CDS encoding alkaline phosphatase D family protein codes for MSGWDDRQEGPLRLGPLLRYVDATSATIWVETAEAAEVRVEAGDVSAAARTFRAHDHHYALVEVTGLPEGTATPYRVLVDGTQVWPDEQDPAFAEFPPPVIPTLRPGKPLRMAFGSCRVSVSHDREGTEAFGVDALRAYALRMAGLTGEPGHWPDLVVFLGDQVYADDTSPLMKEFIKARRDPEQPPWTELKDFQEYAHLYRLAWSDPANRWLLSTLPSAMIFDDHDIRDDWNTSHDWRREMEATDWWHERVVSGLGSYWVYQHLGNLGPQDRAEDRLWQRIATHDGPVELDVTDELDRLADDADQRPETYRWSFSRDFDTQARLVVVDSRAARVLQPDRRSMLDPGEVAWLDERLRGDVDHLLIGTSLPVLLAPALHHAEALSEALAQKRFGSLLGRFGEWVRTTADLEHWAAFQEGFTDVGRMTVEVASGQRGRTPRSVTFLSGDVHHSYVAEAWADPATGATLESAVVQATCSPIRNPLPAFMKGFLKVAALGRARPTGRLLAGRVPRSPLRWEVTQGPWYDNNLAVLELQEQQLHFTWARGVVDGERYDRARLERVATVDVPLGERSRVRR; via the coding sequence ATGAGCGGGTGGGACGACCGGCAGGAGGGGCCGCTGCGACTGGGCCCGCTGCTGCGCTACGTCGACGCGACGAGCGCGACGATCTGGGTCGAGACGGCCGAGGCCGCCGAGGTCCGCGTCGAGGCCGGTGACGTCAGCGCCGCCGCGCGGACCTTCCGGGCCCACGACCACCACTACGCGCTGGTCGAGGTGACCGGGCTGCCGGAGGGCACGGCCACGCCGTACCGCGTGCTGGTCGACGGCACCCAGGTCTGGCCCGACGAGCAGGACCCGGCGTTCGCCGAGTTCCCGCCGCCGGTGATCCCGACGCTGCGGCCGGGCAAGCCGCTGCGGATGGCCTTCGGCTCCTGCCGCGTCAGCGTCTCGCACGACCGGGAGGGCACCGAGGCCTTCGGTGTCGACGCGCTGCGCGCCTACGCGCTGCGGATGGCCGGCCTCACCGGCGAGCCGGGGCACTGGCCGGACCTGGTCGTCTTCCTCGGCGACCAGGTGTACGCCGACGACACCAGCCCGCTGATGAAGGAGTTCATCAAGGCCCGGCGCGACCCCGAGCAGCCGCCGTGGACGGAGCTGAAGGACTTCCAGGAGTACGCCCACCTCTACCGGCTCGCGTGGAGCGACCCGGCCAACCGCTGGCTGCTCTCCACGCTGCCCAGCGCGATGATCTTCGACGACCACGACATCCGCGACGACTGGAACACCAGCCACGACTGGCGCCGGGAGATGGAGGCCACCGACTGGTGGCACGAGCGCGTCGTGTCCGGTCTCGGGTCGTACTGGGTCTACCAGCACCTGGGCAACCTCGGCCCGCAGGACCGCGCCGAGGACCGGCTGTGGCAGCGCATCGCGACCCACGACGGACCGGTCGAGCTCGACGTGACCGACGAGCTCGACCGGCTGGCCGACGACGCCGACCAGCGGCCCGAGACCTACCGGTGGAGCTTCTCGCGCGACTTCGACACCCAGGCCCGCCTGGTCGTCGTCGACTCCCGCGCCGCGCGGGTGCTCCAGCCGGACCGCCGCTCGATGCTGGACCCCGGAGAGGTGGCCTGGCTGGACGAGCGGCTGCGCGGCGACGTCGACCACCTGCTCATCGGCACCTCGCTGCCGGTGCTGCTCGCGCCCGCGCTGCACCACGCCGAGGCGCTCAGCGAGGCCTTGGCCCAGAAGCGGTTCGGCTCGCTGCTCGGCCGCTTCGGCGAGTGGGTGCGCACGACCGCCGACCTCGAGCACTGGGCGGCGTTCCAGGAGGGCTTCACCGACGTCGGCCGGATGACGGTCGAGGTGGCCTCCGGGCAGCGCGGCCGCACGCCGCGGTCGGTCACGTTCCTGTCCGGCGACGTCCACCACTCCTACGTCGCCGAGGCCTGGGCCGACCCGGCCACCGGCGCCACCCTGGAGAGCGCCGTGGTGCAGGCGACCTGCTCGCCGATCCGCAACCCGCTGCCGGCGTTCATGAAGGGCTTCCTCAAGGTGGCCGCGCTCGGTCGGGCACGACCGACCGGCCGGCTCCTGGCCGGCCGGGTGCCCCGCTCGCCGCTGCGGTGGGAGGTGACCCAGGGGCCGTGGTACGACAACAACCTGGCCGTGCTGGAGCTCCAGGAGCAGCAGCTGCACTTCACCTGGGCGCGCGGCGTCGTCGACGGCGAGCGCTACGACCGAGCGCGGCTCGAGCGGGTCGCGACGGTCGACGTGCCGCTGGGGGAGCGGAGCCGGGTCAGGCGCTGA
- the lnt gene encoding apolipoprotein N-acyltransferase has protein sequence MLKRALLAACAGLLLSVAFEPLALPWVIPVAVAGFVLTTRGVTLRRGFVVGLVFGAAFYFTHIFWMRAVGVPAWIALATLEALFYGLLGSVSALFQRRLAWWPLLFAAAWTAMEVVRSGWPLSGMPWGRLAFAVIDTPVAQALPYAGAVGVSFLLALLGALLAWLVGGLHAGSPQAARRPAAAVCLVALVALLAAPVIRPWSFHADGEVTVAAVQGDVPGRGDDILYDFRQVTANHVDATVDLARDVADGTVARPDFVLWPENSTATDPFNDAETHEGILRASEAIGVPILVGAIVDGPERGQVLNQGIVWDPVTGAGERYTKRHPVPFGEYIPARALFTRYQFFDRLRDVGRDMLSGTRDEPLRIGGLEVADAICFDIAYDDGLVAQLQRGAQLLVVQSSNATFIRTDQIDQQFAITRVRALETGRWVAVATTNGVSGIIAPDGDVVDTADPRTRAVLTRTVGLSDQLTPAVRLGAWTGRAAELLTVLGLALALLPYRRRDQDTTATPLEEREPTTVGGA, from the coding sequence GTGCTGAAGCGGGCCCTCCTCGCGGCCTGCGCGGGGCTGCTGCTCTCGGTGGCCTTCGAGCCGCTGGCGCTGCCCTGGGTGATCCCGGTGGCCGTGGCCGGCTTCGTGCTCACCACCCGTGGCGTGACGCTGCGACGCGGCTTCGTGGTCGGGCTGGTCTTCGGGGCGGCCTTCTACTTCACCCACATCTTCTGGATGCGCGCCGTCGGTGTCCCGGCCTGGATCGCGCTCGCCACGCTCGAGGCGCTGTTCTACGGGCTGCTCGGCTCGGTCTCGGCCCTGTTCCAGCGCCGGCTCGCGTGGTGGCCGCTGCTGTTCGCCGCGGCGTGGACGGCGATGGAGGTGGTCCGCAGCGGCTGGCCGCTGAGCGGGATGCCCTGGGGCCGGCTCGCCTTCGCCGTGATCGACACCCCGGTCGCGCAGGCACTGCCGTACGCCGGCGCGGTGGGCGTGAGCTTCCTGCTCGCCCTGCTCGGGGCGCTGCTGGCCTGGCTGGTGGGCGGCCTGCACGCCGGGTCTCCGCAGGCGGCTCGCCGACCCGCCGCCGCGGTCTGCCTGGTCGCGCTGGTCGCGCTGCTCGCCGCGCCGGTGATCCGGCCGTGGTCCTTCCACGCCGACGGCGAGGTCACGGTGGCGGCCGTGCAGGGCGACGTCCCCGGGCGCGGCGACGACATCCTCTACGACTTCCGCCAGGTCACGGCCAACCACGTCGACGCCACCGTGGACCTGGCCCGGGACGTCGCCGACGGCACCGTCGCGCGCCCGGACTTCGTGCTGTGGCCGGAGAACTCCACGGCCACCGACCCGTTCAACGACGCCGAGACCCACGAGGGGATCCTGCGGGCCAGCGAGGCGATCGGCGTGCCGATCCTGGTCGGTGCGATCGTCGACGGCCCCGAGCGGGGTCAGGTGCTCAACCAGGGCATCGTGTGGGACCCGGTCACCGGGGCGGGGGAGCGCTACACCAAGCGGCACCCGGTGCCGTTCGGCGAGTACATCCCCGCCCGCGCGCTGTTCACCAGGTACCAGTTCTTCGACCGGCTGCGCGACGTCGGCCGCGACATGCTCAGCGGGACCCGCGACGAGCCGCTGCGCATCGGCGGCCTCGAGGTGGCCGACGCGATCTGCTTCGACATCGCCTACGACGACGGGCTGGTCGCCCAGCTCCAGCGCGGGGCGCAGCTGCTGGTGGTGCAGAGCAGCAACGCGACCTTCATCCGCACCGACCAGATCGACCAGCAGTTCGCGATCACCCGCGTGCGCGCGCTGGAGACCGGCCGGTGGGTCGCGGTGGCCACCACCAACGGCGTCTCGGGGATCATCGCGCCCGACGGCGACGTGGTCGACACCGCCGACCCCCGCACCCGCGCGGTGCTGACGCGCACGGTCGGCCTCAGCGACCAGCTGACGCCCGCCGTACGGCTCGGGGCCTGGACGGGACGCGCCGCGGAGCTGCTCACCGTTCTCGGCCTCGCCCTCGCCCTGCTCCCGTATCGTCGGCGGGACCAGGACACGACCGCGACACCGCTCGAGGAGCGGGAGCCGACGACCGTAGGAGGAGCATGA
- a CDS encoding FxsA family protein, which translates to MAARRRRPLLVWALFALFVVVPLVEIYVIIQVGQAIGPWWTILLLVADSVLGSWLIKREGGRAFRALREAIDSGRMPAKELADGGLILVGGTLMLAPGFVTDIFGIAMILPFTRPFFRGVLTRVVASRLVVTRLGGGSRPGAARRPGPDPEGPVVRGEVVDEP; encoded by the coding sequence ATGGCCGCTCGCCGCCGTCGGCCGCTGCTCGTGTGGGCGCTGTTCGCGCTCTTCGTCGTGGTGCCGCTGGTCGAGATCTACGTGATCATCCAGGTGGGGCAGGCCATCGGACCGTGGTGGACGATCCTGCTGCTCGTCGCCGACTCCGTGCTCGGCTCGTGGCTGATCAAGCGCGAGGGCGGCCGCGCGTTCCGCGCGTTGCGCGAGGCCATCGACAGCGGGCGGATGCCGGCGAAGGAGCTGGCGGACGGCGGGCTGATCCTCGTCGGCGGGACGCTGATGCTGGCGCCGGGGTTCGTCACCGACATCTTCGGCATCGCGATGATCCTGCCGTTCACGCGCCCGTTCTTCCGCGGCGTGCTCACCCGCGTGGTGGCCAGCCGACTCGTCGTCACCCGGCTCGGCGGCGGCTCGCGTCCCGGAGCAGCACGACGCCCCGGTCCTGACCCTGAAGGGCCGGTGGTCCGGGGCGAGGTGGTCGACGAGCCCTAG
- a CDS encoding DUF3072 domain-containing protein yields the protein MADSNTHSTDDPTTETLGGTSGDSAVKDPEEWVTGDEPMTGAQRSYLDTLAREAGEEIPADLTKAQASEHIERLQAKSDRVS from the coding sequence ATGGCTGACTCGAACACACATTCGACCGACGACCCGACCACAGAGACCCTCGGCGGCACCAGCGGCGACAGCGCGGTGAAGGACCCCGAGGAGTGGGTCACCGGCGATGAGCCGATGACCGGCGCCCAGCGCTCCTATCTCGACACCCTGGCCCGCGAGGCGGGCGAGGAGATCCCCGCCGACCTGACCAAGGCCCAGGCCTCCGAGCACATCGAGCGGCTCCAGGCGAAGAGCGACCGGGTGTCCTAG
- a CDS encoding glycerophosphodiester phosphodiesterase: MTAPRTGYPFLDAVADGRGGVLAFAHRGGAYHPEIEGLENTLAAFRHAVALGYDHLETDVHVTADGVLLAFHDTVLDRVTDRQGAIADLTSTEVRRALVGGREQVPTLAELFDAFPQARFNIDLKADGAAPALAAFVAEREAWDRVLVGSFATKRLNAFRRLTAGRVPTSAAPAEVAAFLALPSGRAAAWVTRHRVAAVQIPRRRGRLTVAGRAMVRKAHAAGLHVHVWTVDEPREMHEMLDLGVDGLFTDRTDLLKDVLVERGLWRGQP, translated from the coding sequence GTGACGGCGCCGAGGACCGGCTACCCCTTCCTGGACGCGGTCGCGGACGGGCGGGGCGGCGTGCTGGCCTTCGCGCACCGTGGGGGCGCCTACCACCCGGAGATCGAGGGCCTCGAGAACACGCTCGCCGCCTTCCGGCACGCGGTGGCCCTGGGCTACGACCACCTCGAGACCGACGTGCACGTGACCGCGGACGGGGTGCTGCTCGCCTTCCACGACACGGTGCTGGACCGGGTGACCGACCGGCAGGGCGCGATCGCCGACCTCACCTCCACCGAGGTGCGTCGGGCCCTGGTCGGCGGCCGCGAGCAGGTCCCGACGCTGGCCGAGCTGTTCGACGCGTTCCCGCAGGCGCGGTTCAACATCGACCTCAAGGCCGACGGGGCGGCGCCGGCCCTGGCGGCGTTCGTGGCCGAGCGCGAGGCGTGGGACCGGGTGCTGGTGGGGTCCTTCGCCACGAAGCGGCTCAACGCGTTCCGGCGGCTGACGGCGGGCCGGGTGCCGACGTCGGCCGCGCCGGCCGAGGTCGCGGCGTTCCTGGCCCTCCCGAGCGGTCGGGCGGCGGCCTGGGTGACCCGGCACCGGGTGGCGGCGGTGCAGATCCCGCGCCGGCGCGGGCGGCTGACGGTGGCCGGCCGGGCGATGGTGCGCAAGGCGCACGCGGCCGGCCTGCACGTGCACGTGTGGACCGTCGACGAGCCGCGCGAGATGCACGAGATGCTCGACCTCGGGGTCGACGGCCTGTTCACCGACCGGACCGACCTGCTCAAGGACGTGCTCGTCGAGCGCGGCCTGTGGAGAGGACAGCCATGA
- a CDS encoding helix-turn-helix domain-containing protein — protein sequence MTEGYKGRIGSIIRDARKHRGLTQQQLAERLSTSQSAINRIEKGHQNLSLDMLARIGSALDSEIVALGAGPTHLRVTGPTTLSGAIDVKTSKNAGVALLCASLLNRGRTTLRKVARIEEVNRLLEVLNSVGVQTRWLNDDNDLEIVPPRELRLEAIDETAARRTRSIIMFLGPLLHREDTFELPYAGGCNLGTRTVEPHMYALRPFGLEVKATDGQYHAQVNRAIEPQAPIVLTERGDTVTENALMAAALHPGTTVIRNASSNYMVQDLCFYLQKLGVSVEGVGTTTLTVTGLEEIDVDVDYAPSEDPIEAMSLLAAAIVTRSSITIRRVPIEFLEIELATLGEMGLQHTRSEEYVARNGHTRLVDITTQPSDLRAPLDKIHPMPFPGLNIDNLPFFAVIAAVAEGQTLLHDWVYENRAIYLTELNKLGGQVKLLDPHRVMIEGPTHFSGAEIVCPPALRPAVVILLAMLASKGTSVLRSTYVIHRGYEDLAERLNELGANIEPFRDI from the coding sequence ATGACTGAGGGGTACAAAGGCCGGATCGGGAGCATCATCCGCGACGCGCGCAAGCACCGGGGGCTCACCCAGCAGCAGCTGGCCGAGCGGCTCAGCACCAGTCAGAGCGCGATCAACCGGATCGAGAAGGGCCACCAGAACCTCTCGCTCGACATGCTGGCCCGGATCGGCTCCGCGCTGGACTCCGAGATCGTCGCCCTCGGCGCCGGCCCCACCCACCTGCGCGTGACCGGGCCGACCACGCTCTCCGGCGCCATCGACGTCAAGACCTCCAAGAACGCCGGTGTCGCGCTGCTCTGCGCGAGTCTGCTCAACCGCGGCCGCACCACGCTGCGCAAGGTGGCCCGCATCGAGGAGGTCAACCGCCTCCTCGAGGTGCTCAACAGCGTCGGCGTGCAGACCCGCTGGCTCAACGACGACAACGACCTCGAGATCGTCCCGCCGCGCGAGCTGCGCCTGGAGGCCATCGACGAGACCGCTGCCCGGCGTACCCGCTCGATCATCATGTTCCTCGGCCCGCTGCTGCACCGCGAGGACACCTTCGAGCTGCCCTACGCCGGCGGCTGCAACCTCGGCACCCGCACCGTCGAGCCGCACATGTACGCCCTGCGCCCCTTCGGCCTGGAGGTCAAGGCCACCGACGGGCAGTACCACGCCCAGGTCAACCGGGCCATCGAGCCGCAGGCGCCGATCGTGCTCACCGAGCGCGGCGACACCGTCACCGAGAACGCCCTCATGGCCGCCGCCCTCCACCCCGGCACCACCGTGATCCGCAACGCCTCGTCCAACTACATGGTCCAGGACCTCTGCTTCTACCTGCAGAAGCTCGGCGTCAGCGTCGAGGGCGTCGGCACCACCACGCTCACCGTGACCGGCCTGGAGGAGATCGACGTCGACGTCGACTACGCCCCCAGCGAGGACCCCATCGAGGCCATGAGCCTGCTGGCCGCCGCCATCGTGACCCGCTCCTCGATCACCATCCGCCGCGTCCCCATCGAGTTCCTCGAGATCGAGCTCGCCACCCTCGGCGAGATGGGCCTGCAGCACACCCGCTCCGAGGAGTACGTCGCCCGCAACGGCCACACCCGCCTGGTCGACATCACCACCCAGCCCTCGGACCTGCGCGCCCCGCTGGACAAGATCCACCCGATGCCGTTCCCCGGCCTCAACATCGACAACCTGCCGTTCTTCGCCGTCATCGCCGCCGTGGCCGAGGGCCAGACCCTCCTGCACGACTGGGTCTACGAGAACCGCGCCATCTACCTCACCGAGCTCAACAAGCTCGGCGGCCAGGTCAAGCTCCTCGACCCCCACCGCGTGATGATCGAGGGCCCCACCCACTTCTCCGGCGCCGAGATCGTCTGCCCGCCTGCGCTCCGGCCGGCCGTGGTCATCCTGCTGGCCATGCTGGCCTCGAAGGGCACCAGTGTCCTGCGCTCGACGTACGTCATCCACCGCGGCTACGAGGACCTCGCCGAGCGGCTCAACGAGCTCGGCGCCAACATCGAGCCGTTCCGGGACATCTGA
- a CDS encoding RNA polymerase-binding protein RbpA, whose translation MAERTLRGARLGGQSFEDERGIEFAARQQVGYRCPRGHEFEITMSTEAEIPAVWECPKCGDEAESTAGIEREVKVEKPVRTHWDMLLERRSEKELEDILKERLELLRGGEIGPAHLHRANAKKRKVS comes from the coding sequence ATGGCGGAGCGCACACTGCGCGGAGCGCGTCTGGGAGGCCAGAGCTTCGAGGACGAGCGGGGCATCGAGTTCGCCGCCCGGCAGCAGGTCGGGTACCGCTGCCCGCGCGGCCACGAGTTCGAGATCACCATGTCCACCGAGGCCGAGATCCCGGCCGTCTGGGAGTGCCCCAAGTGCGGGGACGAGGCCGAGAGCACGGCGGGCATCGAGCGCGAGGTCAAGGTCGAGAAGCCGGTCCGCACCCACTGGGACATGCTGCTCGAGCGCCGCTCGGAGAAGGAGCTCGAGGACATCCTCAAGGAGCGCCTCGAGCTGCTGCGCGGCGGCGAGATCGGCCCGGCGCACCTGCACCGCGCCAACGCCAAGAAGCGCAAGGTCTCCTGA
- a CDS encoding polyprenol monophosphomannose synthase, with protein sequence MNDAGLGRVVMCVPTYNEADNLAWLVGRLRAAEPAVHVLVVDDNSPDGTGALADELAAADDAIHVLHRTEKGGLGAAYLAGFRWALDAGYDVVGEMDADGSHQPEQLHRLLEALVEGGGADLVIGSRYVPGGSVVNWPKRREAISRGGNLYVRLLLGIAVRDATAGYRVFRRTALEKIDLDSVESTGYVFQTDLVTRCLRAGLTVREVPIEFVERVRGDSKMSGAVATESLRRITRWGLRERREQLHRALRRGR encoded by the coding sequence ATGAACGACGCCGGGCTGGGCCGTGTCGTGATGTGCGTGCCCACCTACAACGAGGCCGACAACCTGGCCTGGCTGGTGGGCCGGCTCCGGGCGGCCGAGCCGGCGGTGCACGTGCTCGTGGTCGACGACAACTCCCCGGACGGCACCGGCGCGCTCGCCGATGAGCTGGCCGCCGCCGACGACGCGATCCACGTGCTGCACCGCACCGAGAAGGGCGGCCTCGGCGCGGCGTACCTCGCCGGCTTCCGGTGGGCGCTCGACGCCGGGTACGACGTCGTCGGGGAGATGGACGCCGACGGGTCCCACCAGCCCGAGCAGCTCCACCGGCTGCTCGAGGCGCTGGTCGAGGGCGGGGGAGCGGACCTGGTCATCGGCTCGCGCTACGTGCCCGGGGGCTCGGTGGTCAACTGGCCCAAGCGCCGCGAGGCGATCTCGCGCGGCGGCAACCTCTACGTCCGACTGCTGCTCGGCATCGCGGTGCGCGACGCCACCGCGGGCTACCGCGTCTTCCGGCGCACGGCGCTGGAGAAGATCGACCTGGACTCGGTGGAGTCGACCGGCTACGTCTTCCAGACCGACCTGGTCACCCGTTGCCTGCGCGCCGGGCTCACCGTCCGTGAGGTGCCGATCGAGTTCGTCGAGCGCGTGCGCGGCGACTCCAAGATGAGCGGGGCGGTGGCCACCGAGTCACTGCGCCGGATCACCCGGTGGGGACTGCGCGAGCGGCGCGAGCAGCTCCATCGCGCGCTTCGGCGGGGACGCTGA
- a CDS encoding MFS transporter, with protein sequence MTSTPAPGGGFADLGPLRAQARRREQKAWYFYDWANSAYYTTVLSVLFAPYMITVAGRAAGCGDDADDTCDKTVSVLGLHLAAGSLPFYLTSFATILSAVILPVVGAMVDRSSRKKVHMAFFAWTGSFFAALLFLMRGDQWQLAAFCIVASSVLAGCSLVSYYAILVDISTEEERDHVSSRGWAFGYLGGGLLLLLNLVVVLGHDAIGLGTELAVRISLLSAAVWWAGFTIIPFVWLRNRDPVAPVDATGGLWQRSFGQLWTTLKELRRYPMTLTFLLAYVFYNDGIQTVIYAASTYGSKQLGFGDSVLIATILLIQFVAFGGALYFGRLAARHGAYRAILWGTFAWMVIVVVAMFLPAENVALFLVVGVAIGIVLGGTQALSRSFFSLLIPRGREGEYFALYNAFERGTSWFGVLLFGVVFQVSGSYRPAIVSLIVFFVLGAFFLLRLDPERGIAEAGNEVPRTVRS encoded by the coding sequence ATGACGTCGACACCGGCACCCGGCGGCGGCTTCGCCGACCTCGGCCCGCTGCGGGCGCAGGCCCGGCGCCGAGAGCAGAAGGCGTGGTACTTCTACGACTGGGCCAACTCGGCCTACTACACAACCGTGCTGTCGGTGCTGTTCGCGCCGTACATGATCACCGTCGCGGGCCGCGCGGCCGGCTGCGGCGACGACGCCGACGACACCTGCGACAAGACCGTCAGCGTGCTCGGGCTGCACCTGGCGGCGGGGTCGCTGCCGTTCTACCTGACCAGCTTCGCGACCATCCTGAGCGCGGTGATCCTGCCGGTGGTCGGGGCCATGGTCGACCGCTCGTCGCGCAAGAAGGTGCACATGGCCTTCTTCGCCTGGACCGGCTCGTTCTTCGCCGCGCTGCTGTTCTTGATGAGGGGCGACCAGTGGCAGCTGGCGGCGTTCTGCATCGTGGCCAGCAGCGTGCTGGCCGGCTGCTCGCTGGTCAGCTACTACGCGATCCTCGTCGACATCTCCACCGAGGAGGAGCGCGACCACGTCTCCTCGCGCGGCTGGGCCTTCGGCTACCTCGGCGGCGGCCTGCTCCTGCTGCTCAACCTGGTGGTGGTGCTGGGCCACGACGCGATCGGGCTCGGCACCGAGCTGGCGGTGCGGATCTCGCTGCTGTCCGCGGCGGTGTGGTGGGCCGGGTTCACGATCATCCCGTTCGTCTGGCTGCGCAACCGCGACCCGGTCGCGCCGGTCGACGCCACCGGGGGGCTGTGGCAGCGCAGCTTCGGACAGCTGTGGACCACGCTCAAGGAGCTGCGCCGCTACCCGATGACGCTGACCTTCCTGCTGGCCTACGTCTTCTACAACGACGGCATCCAGACCGTGATCTACGCCGCGTCGACGTACGGCTCCAAACAGCTCGGCTTCGGCGACTCGGTCCTCATCGCCACCATCCTGCTCATCCAGTTCGTGGCCTTCGGCGGGGCGCTGTACTTCGGGCGCCTGGCCGCCCGCCACGGCGCCTACCGCGCGATCCTGTGGGGCACGTTCGCCTGGATGGTCATCGTGGTCGTGGCGATGTTCCTGCCCGCGGAGAACGTCGCGCTGTTCCTGGTCGTCGGCGTGGCCATCGGCATCGTGCTGGGCGGCACCCAGGCCCTGTCGCGCTCGTTCTTCAGCCTGCTCATCCCCCGCGGCCGCGAGGGCGAGTACTTCGCGCTCTACAACGCCTTCGAGCGCGGTACGTCGTGGTTCGGCGTCCTGCTCTTCGGTGTGGTCTTCCAGGTCAGCGGCTCCTACCGCCCGGCCATCGTGAGCCTCATCGTGTTCTTCGTGCTCGGCGCGTTCTTCCTGCTCCGCCTGGACCCCGAGCGCGGCATCGCGGAGGCCGGCAACGAGGTACCCCGCACGGTGCGCTCCTGA
- a CDS encoding TFIIB-type zinc ribbon-containing protein, whose product MDAEAALDCPVCGTPMDVRPLGDAEVNACPQGHGVFLRRADLGTLVEAEQDWHRHAGQHTMPMPRITPDMTAPPGGKTQSRAWVETLF is encoded by the coding sequence ATGGACGCGGAAGCTGCTCTGGACTGCCCGGTCTGCGGTACGCCGATGGACGTGCGCCCGCTCGGCGACGCCGAGGTCAACGCCTGCCCCCAGGGCCACGGCGTCTTCCTCCGCCGCGCCGACCTCGGCACCCTGGTCGAGGCCGAGCAGGACTGGCACCGCCACGCCGGCCAGCACACCATGCCGATGCCGCGCATCACGCCCGACATGACCGCGCCCCCCGGCGGCAAGACCCAGTCCCGCGCCTGGGTGGAGACCCTGTTCTGA